GTGACGCTGCCGGTCCCGGCCGGCGGGAGCGAGGCCCGGCTCAGCCCGGGCGACAGTTTCGCCACCGACGACAGCGTCTACGTCGCCGCGCCGGCGGACGCGGCCGTCGACGTGCTGGTCCTGACGAACGACCGGAACCGCTACCTGATTACCGCGCTGTCTGTCGTCGACCGGGTGAACGTGACGGTCAGGCAGCCGCCGACGACGATTCAGGAGGGCTACGACGTCATCCTGTACAGCAACGTCGACCGGAGTTCGCTGCTCCCCGGCAACGTCGAGAGCGGGCGCACGCTGGTCTCCGACGGCGGCGGCGTCGCGGTGCTGGCACAGGACGGGCTCCCACAGCGCTACGGGGACCTCCTGCTCGTCGAGCCCGGCGAGATACGGACGGGCGCGACGGTCGGCCTGACCGAACAGACACAGCTCACCCGCGGCATCGACTTCCAGCCGCCGGACGAGTACGTCTCCGGTTCGCTGCGCTCCGGGTCCGCCCAGGTGCAACTGGGCGACGGGACGCCGCTCATCGCCACCGAGGAGCGAAACGGCGGGCGGGTCATGTACTACGGCTACATCGAGGAGCGGTCCAGCTTCAAGTTCAACTACCAGTACCCCGTGTTCTGGAAGCGGGCGGTGTACTACCTCGCAGACAGGGACCAGCTCCCGGACCTGAACTACGCGACCGGCGAGACCGTCCGATTCGGCAACACCACCGTCCAGGGGCCGGCCGGCTCCGTCTCCGGGCCCACGGTCCCGCTCCAGCGGGCCGGCCTCTACCGGAGCGAGAGCCGGCAGGTGAGCGCGTCGCTGCTGGACGAGAGCGAGTCCAACACCGCCGTCGAGGCGCTCGACGACCGCTCCGGGACGGCCGGGAACCTGACCCGGACCGAACGGCGGTCGGTGCCGCGGCCGCTGACCGAGTACTTCGCACTTGGCGGGCTGGTGCTCGCACTGGCCGAGGTCGGCTATCTGCGCCGTCGGGGTGACCTCTGATGGCGGTCTCCTACACCGTCGCGGAGGGGCTCACCGTCGGCGTCGAGTCCCTCTGGCCGCTGCTCGTCCTCCCGGTCGCCGTCGGCCTCCTCGTGTATCTCGTCCGGCGTGGCGAGAGCGGGCCGCGGTCGGCCTCGGACCGGAGCCGCCGGCTTCTGCTGGCCAGCCGCGTACTCATCGTCTGCCTGCTCGTCCTCGGTGCGATGGAGCCGTACACCGTCCAGACCCGCGAGACGCCGGGCGAGCCGGGCGTGACGCTGCTTTCGGACGACTCCGCCAGCATGGGCATCTATCCGAACACGACCGACGAGCTGGTGCGGGACATCGAAAACGAGGGGGTGCCGGTGACGCGGGCGACCATCGGCAGCGGGTCGACCTCGCGGCTCGGCGACGGCGTGGCGGCGAACCTCCGGGAGAACGGGACGGTCGTCGTCGTCTCCGACGGCCGGGTCACGGAGGGGCGGAGCCTGGCGGCGGCCGCCGAGGACGCCGCCGCGCTCAACGCGACCGTCCACAGCGTCACTCCCCAGTCGCCACGCACCGAGCGCGCCGTGGCGATAGCGGGGCCGTCGACGGTGAGCCGCGGCGTCCAGTCCCAGTACACCGTCTCGATGCAGGGCGTGAGCGTCCTCGAACCCGTGCCCGTGACGGTGACCGTCGACGGCGAGACCGTCACCGAGGGCGAACTCCGGCCGGACGGGACGCTCACCGTCGACCACACGTTCGAGGAGCTTGGGGCCCACCGCGTGACCGCGACGCTGTCCGGCGAGGACGAGTACGCGCGAAACGACGTGTTCTACAAGAGCGTCCGCGTCATCGAACAGCCCGACGTGCTGTACGTCTCGCAGGGCCAGTACCCGCTGCGGGGTTACCTCGATTCGCTGTACAACGTCTCGACGGCCTCGTCAGTGCCAGCTGACCTCGGCGACTACGCCGCCGTCGTCATGCAGGACACGCCGGCGGGCAACGTCGGGAACGCCACCGCACTGCAGGAGTACGTCATCGACGGCGGCGGGCTGGTCGTCGCCGGCGGGGAGAACGCCTACGAGAACGGCGGCTACGAGACGTCACCGGTGGCCTCGATGCTCCCGGTCCGGGTCGGGAACGCGACCGGCGGCGAGTCCAACATCGTCGTCCTCGTCGACGTCTCCGGCAGCGCCGAGGGCGGCCTCTCGATACAGAAGGCCGTCGCCTTGGACGTGCTCGACCAGCTCGGCGACGAGAACCGGGTCGGCGTCGTCGCGTTCAACTACAACGCCTACCGCGTCTCGGAGCTGCAACCGCTCGGACAGAACCGGGCCGAGACCGCCGACAGGATACGCCGGCTGGAAAGCGGCGGCGCGACGGACATCGCCGTCGGGCTCCAGGGGGCCGACGAACTGCTGGGCGACCGCGAGGGGACGATAATCCTGCTCAGTGACGGCCAAGACCGGCTCGGCCCGCCCGCGGCCGTCGCCAACCAACTGGGCCGGGAGGGGACGCGCGTCATCTCTGTCGGCGTCGGCAGGCGGGTCGGCGTCGCGACCCTGCGCCAGATAGCCAGCGAGTCCGGCGGCTCGTACTTCGCCGCCGACGAGACCGAGCGGCTGCGGCTCCTCTTTGGCGGCACCTCGCGGCGCTACCAGGGTGAGAACCTCACTATCGTCACGGAGAACACGTTCATCACCTCGGGCGTCGAGCTGACGGCGAACCCCGGCCAGGCCAACAACGTCCAGGTCAAGCCCGGGGCCGACTATCAGGTCGCCACCGCGGACGGGAAGCCGGCCATCGCCTCCTGGCGGTTCGGGCTGGGACGGGTCGTCTCTATCACCGCCTACGACTCGGACAACACGATGGGTGGTCTGCTCGACCGGCCCGACTCGCTGGTCGTCACGAAGTCGGTCAACTACGCCGTCGGCGACCCGACCCGCACCCAGACCGGCGTCACGGCGGTCGGCGACGCCAGGGTCGGGAGTCCGACGACGCTGACATACCGGGGCGACAGCCGTCCGGAGGCGGCGGACGTGTCCTTCCGGCAGGTCGGCGACGGCCGCTATCGCGGCGAGTTCACGCCCCGAGAGGCGGGATACCGGACGGTGCTTGACACCGAGTACGCGGCGAACTACCCCGTCGAGTACGGCGCGTTCGGGCCGAGCGACAGCCTCGACGCGCTCGTCGAGGCGACGGGCGGGCAGACCTTCAGTCCGAGCCAGGGCGAGCAGATAGCCAGCGAGGCGCGCCAGAAATCCACCCGCGTCCGCACCGTCCGAGACACCTGGGACTGGGTCGCCCTGCTCGGGGCGCTCTTGCTTTTCACCGGCGAGGTGGTCGCCCGCCGTGTTCAAGTGTACCGCGGCCGCACCTCCCTGGAGAGTGGTCTCCCGTGAGCGCAATCGGCCGGCGCATCAACGTCGGACTCGTCGTGTTCGTCGTCCTCTCGATGGTCGGCACCGGCGGCACGACGGTGCTGTACCAGGACTCGGCGAGCGAACTCCGTTCACAGAACCAACAGCTCCGCCAGCAAAACGCCGAGCTTCGGGGGACCCTCGACGACACCAGAAGCGAACTGGAGTCGACGCGAACGCAGGTCACCGAACTCGAAGAGCAACTGGAGACGCGGTCGGAGGACGTCGACCAGGTCGCGACCAACCTGAACCAGACGGAGTCACAGTTGAACGCCACGGAGAGCCAACTATCCGAGACCCGGCAGTCGCTCCGGGAGAGCCGGAACAGGGTCGAGGAGCTGGAGGGGACTGTTTCTGACCTTCGGGACGAGCGGGACGACCTGCAGGACGATGTCGACGACCTCGAATCGACGGTCGGCGACCTGGAGAGCGAGAACGAGGAGCTGGAAGACGAGCGCGACGAGCTGGAGGACCAGGTGTCCGACCTGCAGGACGACATCGACAACCTGGAATCACGGATACGCTCCCTCGAAAACGACATCCAGGACCTCGAAGACCAGAACGAGGCGCTGGAAGACGACATCGAGACCATCTGCAACCGGATGGAGACGCCGGACCCGACCTGTGAGGACTACTGATGACTGACCCGGACACCAACGACGGCGAGGACGCTGCCGCGAGCGACCGAACGCAGGCCCGCGAGCGCATGGCCGCGGCCATCGCTGAGGTCAGGCGCGAGGGCAAGAAGGCGGCGTTCGTCTACGCCGTCGTCGACGCGATGTTGCTCTTTCTGCTCGTGAACATCCTCCTGACGGTGCTCTCGCCGGCCGAACTCCCGACACAGCTGTCGGTGCCCGCGGCGGTGACCGAGCCGGTCGGGACGGCCGTCGGCCGCTCGCTCTCGGGGCTGTCGCTCCCGACTGGCGCGGTCGTCGGGAGCGTCGCCGGCGCGGCCTGGCTCGTCGGCGAGTACCTGTACCGCGCCCGCCGTCCCCTCGTCGAGCAGTTCGAGGCGGCGAACCCGGGCGTGGCCGAGGCGCTCCGGACCGCCCGGGACGCGGTCGAGGACGGGGCCGAGACGCGGATGGCCGCCAGACTCTACGAGGACGTCCTCGACGGCCTGAAGCAGAGTTCGAGCGTCGCCCTCGTCGACAGCCGGCGGCTCGTCGGGACGCTCGTTGTCGTCGTCCTGTTGAGTCTGGCGACGGTGCAGGTGGCGGTCGTCGACGTCGGCCTGCTGGACCGCGACCCGGCCGAGACGGAGTCGCCGACCGACCGGCCCAGCAGGTACGAGGGACTGGAGGACGGCGACGCGATACTCGGTGACAGCGAGGACGTCCAGGCCGGCGACGAGAACCTCACCGCCCAGATAGATTCGACCGGCGGCGAGGAGGAACTCGACCGGAGCCAGTCGTTCCCGCCGTCGCCGGACACCGGGGGGCCGGGGAGTGGCAGCGGCGCGGTCGACAGCCAGCAGGCCGGCTTCGCCGGTCAGGAAGACGTCGAGGACGCGGACCTCATCCGCGAGTACAACCTCAGGATTCGAGAGCAAGACCCGGAGGACGAGGACACCGACCCATGAGCCCAGAGCAAGACATCGACGAACTACAGCGGAAGATAGCGAACGCACGTGAACAGATAGGGACGCGCATCGTCGGCCAGGAGGAGGTACTGGAGCAACTGCTCGTCTGTATCCTGGCCGACGGCAACGCCCTGCTCGAATCGAACCCGGGGCTGGGGAAGACGACGATGGTCCGGACCGTCGCAGAGGTGACGGACCTCCAGTTCTCCCGCATCCAGAACACCCCCGACCTGATGCCCTCGGACATCACGGGGACCGAAATCATCCGGGAGACAGACAGCGGTCGCGAGTTCGTCTTCGAGAAGGGGCCGGTGTTCGCAAACGTCGTCCTGGCCGACGAAATCAACCGGGCGACACCGAAGACACAGGCCGCGCTGCTGGAAGCGATGCAGGAGAAGCAGGTGACCGCCGCGGGCGAGACCTACGAACTGCCCCGTCCCTTCTTCATCCTGGCGACCCAGAACCCCATCGACCAGTCGGGGACCTACGCGCTGCCGGAGGCCCAGACCGACCGCTTCATGCTGAAACTGCTGGTCGACTACCCCGACTACGAGGAGGAGCGGACAATCGTCGACATGTACACCGCCGGGGCCGAACAGGTGCCGGTCGAGCGGTCGCTGACCCGCTCGGAGATTCAGGAGATACAGCAACTGGTCCGCGAGATGCCCATCGCCGACGACCTGCGCGACCGGGCGGTCCAGCTCGTTCGCCGGACCCGGGAGGCCGAGGACATCGAGTTCGGAGCCAGCCCGCGAGCGAGCATGGCGCTCGTCCAGACGGCGAAGGCGCGGGCGTTCCTCCGGGGCCGCTCCCACGTCACGGGCGAGGACATCGAAGCGCTGGCCGCGCCCGTCCTCCGCCACCGGATTATCGTGGACTTCCGGGCCGAGCGGGAGGGCCGGACGGCTGACGACCTCGTCGCGTCGCTGCTGGAATGACCCGCTCACGGACTGCGGGTCGGCCGGCGGACGGGCGGGAGGGCCAGCCGTGACTATCGAGCCGGACTTCTTGGACGAACTCGGCCGGTTCACCGCCGCCCTGAACCGCCAGACGACCTCGATACG
Above is a window of Haloarcula sp. DT43 DNA encoding:
- a CDS encoding chromosome partitioning protein, which codes for MSAIGRRINVGLVVFVVLSMVGTGGTTVLYQDSASELRSQNQQLRQQNAELRGTLDDTRSELESTRTQVTELEEQLETRSEDVDQVATNLNQTESQLNATESQLSETRQSLRESRNRVEELEGTVSDLRDERDDLQDDVDDLESTVGDLESENEELEDERDELEDQVSDLQDDIDNLESRIRSLENDIQDLEDQNEALEDDIETICNRMETPDPTCEDY
- a CDS encoding DUF7502 family protein; its protein translation is MTDPDTNDGEDAAASDRTQARERMAAAIAEVRREGKKAAFVYAVVDAMLLFLLVNILLTVLSPAELPTQLSVPAAVTEPVGTAVGRSLSGLSLPTGAVVGSVAGAAWLVGEYLYRARRPLVEQFEAANPGVAEALRTARDAVEDGAETRMAARLYEDVLDGLKQSSSVALVDSRRLVGTLVVVVLLSLATVQVAVVDVGLLDRDPAETESPTDRPSRYEGLEDGDAILGDSEDVQAGDENLTAQIDSTGGEEELDRSQSFPPSPDTGGPGSGSGAVDSQQAGFAGQEDVEDADLIREYNLRIREQDPEDEDTDP
- a CDS encoding VWA domain-containing protein, producing MAVSYTVAEGLTVGVESLWPLLVLPVAVGLLVYLVRRGESGPRSASDRSRRLLLASRVLIVCLLVLGAMEPYTVQTRETPGEPGVTLLSDDSASMGIYPNTTDELVRDIENEGVPVTRATIGSGSTSRLGDGVAANLRENGTVVVVSDGRVTEGRSLAAAAEDAAALNATVHSVTPQSPRTERAVAIAGPSTVSRGVQSQYTVSMQGVSVLEPVPVTVTVDGETVTEGELRPDGTLTVDHTFEELGAHRVTATLSGEDEYARNDVFYKSVRVIEQPDVLYVSQGQYPLRGYLDSLYNVSTASSVPADLGDYAAVVMQDTPAGNVGNATALQEYVIDGGGLVVAGGENAYENGGYETSPVASMLPVRVGNATGGESNIVVLVDVSGSAEGGLSIQKAVALDVLDQLGDENRVGVVAFNYNAYRVSELQPLGQNRAETADRIRRLESGGATDIAVGLQGADELLGDREGTIILLSDGQDRLGPPAAVANQLGREGTRVISVGVGRRVGVATLRQIASESGGSYFAADETERLRLLFGGTSRRYQGENLTIVTENTFITSGVELTANPGQANNVQVKPGADYQVATADGKPAIASWRFGLGRVVSITAYDSDNTMGGLLDRPDSLVVTKSVNYAVGDPTRTQTGVTAVGDARVGSPTTLTYRGDSRPEAADVSFRQVGDGRYRGEFTPREAGYRTVLDTEYAANYPVEYGAFGPSDSLDALVEATGGQTFSPSQGEQIASEARQKSTRVRTVRDTWDWVALLGALLLFTGEVVARRVQVYRGRTSLESGLP
- a CDS encoding DUF7408 domain-containing protein codes for the protein MVLSDVLLAPLGLAALLLALPIVVLYLIRPDPQEVTLPTFQFLVAGERQQSATPFFERISRSLLLLLQVLVVLVLAVGLATPYVTVSERATVEETVVVVDTSASMGTDADGQTRFQRAVAAAREEVTGTTSVVTTTDGGEVVLQRGTPTAAQGTLDGLSPTDAPGELGGAISQAASLAGENARIVVLSDFAGEEWTSAVTTARGRGLSVDLRQFGGGGDANVGFIDRRFSGAAVTLSVKNYGDSTVTRTVRLGDTQQELQLGPDDVGSVTLPVPAGGSEARLSPGDSFATDDSVYVAAPADAAVDVLVLTNDRNRYLITALSVVDRVNVTVRQPPTTIQEGYDVILYSNVDRSSLLPGNVESGRTLVSDGGGVAVLAQDGLPQRYGDLLLVEPGEIRTGATVGLTEQTQLTRGIDFQPPDEYVSGSLRSGSAQVQLGDGTPLIATEERNGGRVMYYGYIEERSSFKFNYQYPVFWKRAVYYLADRDQLPDLNYATGETVRFGNTTVQGPAGSVSGPTVPLQRAGLYRSESRQVSASLLDESESNTAVEALDDRSGTAGNLTRTERRSVPRPLTEYFALGGLVLALAEVGYLRRRGDL
- a CDS encoding AAA family ATPase, with product MSPEQDIDELQRKIANAREQIGTRIVGQEEVLEQLLVCILADGNALLESNPGLGKTTMVRTVAEVTDLQFSRIQNTPDLMPSDITGTEIIRETDSGREFVFEKGPVFANVVLADEINRATPKTQAALLEAMQEKQVTAAGETYELPRPFFILATQNPIDQSGTYALPEAQTDRFMLKLLVDYPDYEEERTIVDMYTAGAEQVPVERSLTRSEIQEIQQLVREMPIADDLRDRAVQLVRRTREAEDIEFGASPRASMALVQTAKARAFLRGRSHVTGEDIEALAAPVLRHRIIVDFRAEREGRTADDLVASLLE